From a single Natronorubrum tibetense GA33 genomic region:
- a CDS encoding branched-chain amino acid ABC transporter permease, whose translation MISAVYALIAIGFTMIFGVGGVLNLAHGALIMIGAFAYLAVTSSAGGIALPPVVGLVVAVAITAGASYVLYAGLVKYIEDNVVITFLATVVLALLLTELVIIQFGAEPSQLIPVVAGSFYIESVGTRIRYVEIVAFVVSWIAIGLLWYYVTKTDEGRSILATSMSTRGAELTGVDLEKVKSRTWLIAGAFAGIAGVFIGTLQSTYPEMWLNPLALAFIIVVIGGIGSIKGSVVAAYLIGYLETASIELLGPSFQGVLSLIVLAIVLLILPHGLYGRELVHE comes from the coding sequence ATGATCAGTGCCGTCTACGCGCTGATCGCGATCGGATTCACCATGATCTTCGGCGTCGGAGGCGTGTTGAACCTCGCACACGGGGCCTTGATCATGATCGGTGCGTTCGCCTACCTTGCGGTCACCTCGAGCGCTGGCGGGATCGCCCTTCCGCCCGTGGTCGGACTCGTTGTCGCCGTAGCGATTACGGCGGGAGCATCCTACGTCCTGTACGCCGGCCTCGTCAAATACATCGAGGACAACGTCGTGATTACGTTTCTCGCGACGGTCGTCCTCGCGCTCTTGCTTACCGAACTGGTCATTATTCAGTTCGGCGCGGAGCCGTCACAGCTCATCCCCGTGGTTGCGGGTTCGTTCTACATCGAATCCGTGGGAACTCGGATTCGATACGTCGAGATCGTCGCCTTCGTCGTCTCGTGGATCGCGATCGGGCTGCTGTGGTACTACGTGACGAAAACCGACGAGGGACGGTCGATTCTCGCGACGTCGATGAGCACCCGCGGTGCGGAACTCACCGGGGTCGATCTCGAGAAGGTTAAGTCCCGAACCTGGCTGATCGCCGGCGCGTTCGCCGGCATCGCGGGCGTGTTCATCGGAACGCTACAGTCGACCTACCCGGAGATGTGGCTCAACCCGCTCGCACTGGCGTTTATCATCGTCGTGATTGGTGGTATCGGGAGTATCAAGGGATCCGTCGTCGCGGCGTACCTCATCGGCTATCTCGAGACAGCGTCGATCGAACTCCTCGGACCGAGTTTCCAAGGAGTGTTGTCGCTGATCGTCCTCGCGATAGTCTTGCTCATCTTACCACACGGTCTCTACGGGAGGGAGCTCGTCCATGAGTAG
- a CDS encoding ABC transporter substrate-binding protein → MEMGIGADRSAELAVEELQDNGGILDQEVEFISADTGGQPAEGERVTESLINEDQVDLLVGTFVSEVTQGIIGLVAEMDVPFVITGSADPDTVTDNHGQDYEEYKNIFRTGPINSDLQAAGMADYANYLNEEYGWDNFSILGDDAAWTTSFRDVLPDLIEENDDLSVVHQDEMSLETDNFSPFLDDAEDADADVVFRFIAHGGAGAMTATWASNEYPFALEGVSVPGMSPEFWDATEGACLYETTSQSGAGGVAELTGRTMDFVDAYEAEYGDEGAPSKPMYMGFNSYDAILFYAEAVENAGTADYEGDLDDIVDAMLDLEFEGAAGDISLYGEDDEFPHDVRETRTDDDVISNFPVTQWHPDGDDDGVVECVYPQEDATAEHMEPDWL, encoded by the coding sequence ATGGAGATGGGTATCGGCGCTGACCGAAGTGCCGAACTCGCCGTGGAGGAGTTACAGGACAATGGTGGGATCCTCGACCAGGAAGTCGAGTTTATTTCGGCAGACACCGGGGGCCAGCCGGCGGAGGGTGAACGAGTGACCGAGAGCCTGATCAACGAAGATCAGGTTGATTTGCTGGTGGGAACGTTCGTCAGTGAAGTTACCCAGGGAATCATCGGGCTGGTCGCGGAGATGGACGTTCCATTCGTTATTACTGGCTCCGCCGACCCCGACACCGTCACCGACAACCACGGTCAAGATTACGAGGAGTACAAGAACATCTTCCGTACGGGACCGATCAATTCGGATCTCCAGGCCGCGGGGATGGCCGACTACGCGAACTATCTCAACGAGGAGTACGGCTGGGACAACTTCTCCATTCTGGGCGACGACGCCGCCTGGACCACCTCGTTCAGGGATGTTCTCCCCGACCTGATCGAGGAGAACGACGACCTCTCCGTCGTCCACCAGGACGAGATGTCGCTCGAGACCGACAACTTCAGTCCATTCCTCGATGACGCCGAGGACGCGGACGCCGACGTTGTCTTCCGTTTCATCGCACACGGCGGCGCGGGGGCGATGACCGCGACGTGGGCGTCGAACGAGTATCCGTTCGCACTCGAGGGCGTGAGCGTTCCGGGGATGTCCCCGGAGTTCTGGGACGCGACGGAAGGCGCGTGTCTGTACGAAACGACGTCTCAGTCCGGTGCCGGAGGCGTTGCCGAGTTGACCGGTCGAACGATGGACTTCGTCGATGCGTACGAAGCGGAGTACGGAGACGAAGGGGCCCCGAGCAAACCGATGTACATGGGGTTCAACTCGTACGATGCGATCCTCTTCTACGCGGAGGCCGTCGAAAACGCCGGGACTGCGGATTACGAGGGCGACCTCGACGATATCGTCGACGCGATGCTTGACCTCGAGTTCGAGGGCGCCGCCGGAGATATCTCCCTCTACGGCGAAGACGACGAGTTCCCACACGACGTTCGAGAAACCAGGACTGACGACGACGTCATTTCGAACTTCCCTGTGACTCAGTGGCATCCGGACGGGGACGACGATGGCGTCGTCGAGTGTGTCTACCCGCAGGAGGACGCAACTGCAGAACACATGGAACCGGATTGGCTCTAA